The nucleotide sequence CGCCAAAATGCGACAAATTACCGTGCCAGGTGTCGAAATCTTTGTCGAACCGGTGAAAGAACACCGATTTGTGGCTGTTTTCCGTGGGGATGGCCTGGGCGATGCGATTAACGATACCGATCCGCAGGCAGTAGGTGTCCCACCATTACTGGCGAAGGGCGCTGATCCCGCTTCGGAAAAAACTGCCGCTGCGGTGAATGAATTTATCGCCAAAGTACAGGATCTGCTGAAAAACGATCTCCCCACCAACGGTGCGACGATGCGAGGTTTCGCCCGTTACCCGAATATTGCCACGATGGAAGAGATTTACGGCCTCCGCTCTGCCGCAATTGCCGTTTACCCCATGTACAAGGGCCTGGCACGCCTGGTGGGAATGGATATTCTTGATGCGGGAGACAGTCTGCAAACTCAGGTGGATACCATGAAGGCCCACTGGGAAAAGTACGATTTCTTCTTCATGCACTACAAATACACCGACAGCACAGGTGAAGATGGCAATTTCACTGAAAAAGTAGACAAAATCGAAGAACTGGATGCCATTGTGCCACAGATTCTGGGCCTCAAACCGACCGTGTTCATCGTCACCGGCGACCACAGTACACCAAGCAAGATGAAATCCCACTCATGGCATTCGGTACCCACCTTATTGCTGGCGAACAACGCACGCACCGATGCGGTGACTGAATTCAGCGAATCAGCCTGCCTGCGTGGCGGTCTGGGGGAATTTTATGCCAAAGACCTGATGCTGCTGGCCATGGCCCACGCCAACCGGCTAGGGAAATACGGAGCTTAGATTTGCGAAAGGTTATGATGAGAAGAAAGTCAGTTTTCTGAAGTTATTATCCGTTCCAATTGTGCAAAACTCAAAAACAGTCTTAATGGGCAACCAGGCAATTCATGAAAGTCAAAACGTTGGTAGAACTTTTTGGAGTTCTCGTCAATGCAATCAACTACAATAGCGATGAATGCAAAGGTTTGACCAGCTTCGTAGCAATCACACAAGGCATTCGCAAAAAGCCGATCACCCAATCCCATACCCTGATTCACTGTGGTAACGCCTAACCAAGCCAATATCGCTACAGGTAACATACGACGGGGTAATTTTCTAACAATTTCGTTTGGAAGATCTCCAAAATGTACTTGGCCAAGTGCAAGTGAATAAAAGCCTGCAACATTGCTATCTTCATCAAGTAATACCTTGGTCACAGATAGGTGTTTAGCTTGGTTTTGCAGGGCTTTGGTTGTCAGCCAATCATCAACTAATGGCTGCCCACAAGTAAATTTTTTGCGGTCATGCCCTTTTTCCAAACGCTCCAATCGAAAACCAGGAGGGAATTGCACCCGGCTCATGCTTCTCCACGCATTAACTTGCCAAGTTGAACTTGTGCTTGAGTCAGCTTGACTGGTGCGTTCAATGCTTGCCAAAATGCAAGTTGTTCCTCAGGTGTCAGCAATATTGTCTGTGCTGCTGCAGCTTCAATTTCCTTTCGTGCTTGAGAAATCATTACCTGGCGAACATAGTCGCTGACACTGATCCGCCTCAGTTCTGCAGCTTTCACTAAGACTGCCTTACTCTCTTCGTCGAGTTGTACCATCAGCGAGGACTGGGATTTTTCCATAATCGACACCCCTTTTCAAATTATTGTACTGCATATTCCCTCGCCATGCTTACAGTCCATTGTTCTAAACTGGTACAGATGCCACAATTACTCCCTGTTTTTCATTCCCCATTCCGGCGGTTGGGCTTATAGAATATCCCCATTAGCAAATGTAAGGTATTGTTGGATGAAAAAGCGGAAGTACATCTTTCCCAACGTAATTGAATTGAATTACCAGGCGGGACACTGCATCGGTGTGAATGTCTACCTGGTGGAGAGCGCTGGTGAGTACTTTTTAATCGATATCGGTTTTGAAGATTCCGTGGATGAAATCGTCGAATTAATCCGCGAAATGGACTTCAGCCTGGCGAAATGCAAAGGGATTATTGCTACCCATGCTGACAGCGACCATATTCAGGGGTTGGCAAAAGCCAAAGAGAAGCTGAAAACGCCTGTCCTGACCCACCCACTGTCGCAAATTCCGATTGAAGCGGGCGATGCACTGGCCACTTATGCCAGTATTCCGGCTCAAGGGATTGATATTCCGATGCCGGCCTGCAAAATCGACACTCTGATCAATGAGGGCGACGTGTTGACAGTAGGTGATCTCCAGTTACAAGTGTGGCACACTCCTGGGCATACCCCCGGGCAGCTTGCTCTGAAGATGAAAAACCTGCTTTTTTCAGGCGACAACATCTACAAAGACAGCTGCGTGGGTGTGATCGACGCCCACCATGGCTCGAATTTGCCCGATTTTGTGAAGTCGTTGAAGCGAATTCTGAACGATGATTCCGAATTCTTACTTCCCAGCCACGGACCAGTGTTTAAGCGTGATCAAACGATCATTCAGAAAGCAATCGACCGGCTTACGCAGTACCAGTATATGTCCGATTTCGGTACCTGTGCCATTGATTGGCCCCTGATGCACGAATGGGAAGCAGATGTGATTGCGGGGAGACTACCCTCTTTCTAAACCCCTTCAAACCTCTTGTTGGAGACTTTCCTGATGCCAAGAAAGTACATCGACGATGACGATGATGACGATCTGCCCAGATCGCGGCGAGCCAAAAAACGGCTTGTTGAAGATGACGATGATCGCCCACGATCACGCCGCAAAGACTTTGATGCGGAACCAGCAAAATCTAAGAAAATTCTCATCATTGGCATTGCCAGTGGGGTAGGGGTGCTGGCACTTGCCATCGTACTCTTCCTGATCTTTCGTGGGAAATCATCAAACAATTCCGATGGGCCATCTGGTGCCGATCTGGCAAGTAAGCCTGTTCTGAATGTTGGTACTGATGGTCTGGCCAATGAATGCCAGGGACCCTTTGTTTCTGCCAATGGCAAATTTGGTGCCGTTTTTGTTGCAGAGAAAGCCCAGCGAAACATCGGCGATCTGCACGTATACGCCGTCGACGGTGGGGCAAAAAAGGGGGCGATTCGCTGCACCATGAGACAGTTCAGTACAGACTTTCAGATTACCATCAGTTCGGATGGGAAGTATGTGCTGCTGGCAGAAAATATCCCTGGATCGGGCACGTCGTTACAAATCTGGTCGGTAGCCGATTCCAGACAGCAGGTGCAGAACTGGGTCCCGTATGGGCGAGAAGAGATCTATCTGGCAGAATTTGTTGCGAACAATCAATTGCTCATAGTGCTGAAGAACGGGCGTTTCCGCCTCTGGCAAATGTCAGAAGTGAATAACCAGTTGGTGATTCAGGAAAATGTGATTGCTGATCAGGCAATCCCACTTTCAGGTGTCCGTGGGCGTTTTGGTGGTTTTGGCCGCCAGACTGGCTGGCTGCCCAAATACTCTGTTGCGATCGATCCGAAACTGGAAAAAGTAGCAATCTATCATGGCCAGAAAAGTGTGGGTACAGTGATCTACACACTGGTGAAATCCGGTGAAAACGAGCCTGGAATGCCCATTGCATCGGTAGCACACTTCGAAAATCAGGAAGTCACCGATGGCAGGGCATTGGCTTTCAGCCCAAATGGAAAGAATCTCTTAATCGGATTAAACAATCCAGGAAAGTTCATTGCCTTGGACTGGCAGGCAGGAACGATTATTGCCCGTGAAGACCCCACGGTCGTGCGGATGCAGAACGTCTCCCACCTGGCATGGTGGGGCGATGATAACATCATTGGTTTTGGTTCCCGACAAAATGCGGTCATTTATAACATTCCGATCCAGAATATCGCACGACAGGTAATGGTGCCCGGCAGTGGGGTAAATCAGACGGAATTCGTGGTGAATTTCTCCTTAACTGGCAGAATGTTTTACCTTTACAGCGATGGCCGGAATACCACCTGCAGTTTGCTGGCAGTGGATCAGCCTACTACCGGATTTACGTCGGGGGAAACCTTTATGATCACTCCCACTGGTAACCAGAAAGTGTTCAAGCGGTTGTGGATGGAATCGGATGGTATTCGCTACGATCCCACCCGAATTAATGCTCCGGTGGACAGAAACTTTCTGCTCTTCCAATAGCACCTGTTGTTACTGATCGTTTTCGGAAGCTGCTACTTCACCCACTTCACCGATCGCTGGCGTTGGTTCCGTCAATTGATCAGTTTTCAGCAGCTCCCGCAACAAAATCGTTGCGTAACTGCCACTGGGCAGGCTGAAATCCAACACCAGCAGGCCATCCACCCACTCGTGCCGTAAGTCGTTCAGATATACCAGGTTAGGTCGCCTGGTTCCCTGCATGATCTTTTCAAAAGGCACAAATTGTGCGGTGGCAATTCCCAGTTGATCCAACAATTCCAATTCACGCATTAATGCAACATTTTTTGCAGGGAACATTTTCGTGCCGTAAATTGGCCCACGAAACATGATTTCACGTGCTTCGAATCGCTGCTGTTCTACTGCGGGATCTTCGGACACAAATATCCCACCGTGGGGCCATTTCCCCATTACATCGCCCGGCAGTACAGTAAATAACTCGCCTCGGGAGTGCCTTCTGGTCAGGTAATGGTTGAATAACCACGATTGTACTGCTGAAAGTGATAGTTTTTTCAGAAATGGGGTGCGGGCACGCCGGACCTTTCCTGTCAGAAGGTCGTGGCCCAGTTGCAAGGTTTCATCTTCCAGACCGAATCGCTGGTCACCGTAGGCGTTTAACATGCCAGATTGCCGGATTTGGTTCAGTAATTGTGCCACCACGGAATCCTGGGTGGGATCACATTCTGAAATGGTAATCCGAAAGCGATTCCCTTCCAGATGGCCCGTTTTCAGCTTATTCTGGTGCCAGTTCGTTTCCAGAATGGTAAAGCCGGGCAGTTGAAACTGGTCCAACTTTGCTTCACATTGCCTGGGTAGTGAAATCCACTGCCGCGTGACTGCCCGCCGATCTTTCATTCCAGCGTAGCCCACCGCCTCACGTGGGATGTGCAACTGATAACTGAGCTGCCGCACCAGGTAGTCGGTAGAAATATCCGTTTTTTCAATCCACAAGTAGAGATGTTCCCCACTTCCAGATGGGACGTAGGCGGGGATCTCTTCCACATGAAAATGTTCTGGAATTGATTTGATGATTCCAGCCACCTTCAAGGTGGGATTCGTTAAATAGGGCAACTGTGCGTGCTGCAACATACCAATCAATTCCTAATGAGCCAGTATTTATGAGAACAAATTCACTTTTGGTGCTGCCGCACACGCTTTCGCTGAAAATTTTGAAAAAATTTCGATCAACACAACTACTTTTCTTATAAGCACTTACGTCGATTCAAGAAAATTCCCCTGATATCTTCACAGAATCTTCATATCAATTCTAAGTGATCAAGCATATATTAATATTGTGTACAAATGATCAATCAGATCGTTTTCGCTGTTTATCTTCCCACGAACAGCCACTTTTTCTCTGTACGTGATGTGATACGAGGTACGGAGAATGAAAACACTTTTCAGCCTTAGAGAATCCCACCAATTGATGGGGCGTTCCACCAGTTTCCTACAAAAGTGGCTTTGGAAAACGGTATTTCTGGAGCGATTTCCACGCACCTCCTGTGGTTCCTTTTATAATTCCAGTTCCCCAGTCATTGAGTGATAACATGCACGACCATTGGATCGCGGAGCGGATGTCTCGCATTGAAACTTCTGGCATTCGCAGAGTTTTTGATTTAGGCAAGAAATTAACCAACCCAATCAATCTCAGTATTGGTCAGCCCCACTTTCCAGTACCGGATGTGGTGCAACAAGCGGCAATTTCTGCCATTCAGCATGGGGGAAACGGTTACTCCGTCACGCAGGGTGTGGCATCCCTGCTGCAAAAATTAAAGCTTCAAACCCAGACACGTTTACCAGGTCAAAAACGCGAGTTACTTGTAACATCAGGCACTTCGGGTGCGTTGGTGCTGGCAATGATCAGTTCGGTGAATCCTGGCGATGAAGTCATTATTTTCGACCCTTACTTCGTGGCCTATCCCAACCTGATTGCCATTGCAGGTGGGGTTCCTGTGATCATTGACACTTACCCTGACTTTCAGATCGACGTCGAAAAGGTGCGTGCTGCCATTACGCCACGCACCAAGATGATCATTTTCTCCAGCCCCGCCAACCCCACAGGGATCACCACCCCACGGGAAACATTGCAGGCACTGGTCGAATTGGCCAAGGAACATCAGATATTGCTGGTTTCCGACGAAATCTATCGGGCGTTCTGGTACGATGGACCTTTCTGCAGTGCGTCCGAATTCGATGAAAATGTGCTCGTGGTTGATGGCTTTGGGAAAACGTACGCCGTTACTGGCTGGCGATTGGGTTTTGCCCACGGACCAGCAAAATTGATCGATAAGATGGCCACCGCCCAGCAGTTTACATTTGTCTGTGCCCCACAACCATTTCAATTGGCTGCCGAAGCCATGCTGGACTATGATGTTACATCGATTGTCGATGACTACCGCAAGAAGCGGGTTCGGATATGCGACGAACTGGCAGACTGTTACAAGTTCAATCGCTCCCAGGGTGCGTTTTACCTGTTCGCCGAAGCACCAGGTGGAGACGCGAACAGGTTTTTTGAAGCGGCATTGGAAAAAAATCTGCTCATCATTCCAGGTGGGGCATTCAGTAAACGAAACACCCACTTTCGGGTCAGTTTTGCCGCAGACGATGAAACATTGTCCAGAGGAATTGCTGTTTTAAAAGAGCTTGCAGCAGGTTAGCAGCAATGCCTGACAGGAATTTCATCGGAGGTATATGACGTGAAGCGAATACATCTGTTTATCACATTTTTGCTACTGGTTTGCGGTATTCGCGCTGGTTTGGGCAACGAACCAGCCGAAGTCATCTATCATGGTGGCGAAGTTCTAACAATTGACGATAGAAACCCAAGCACGGAAGCCGTTGCGATTCGGAATGGTAGAATCGTTGAAGTTGGGAAATTTGCCGATGTTGTGAAGCACAAAGGTGAAAAGACGGCCATGATCGATTTACAAGGCCATTGTATGTTACCAGGCTTTGTGGATGGACACGGGCATTGTTATAACACAGGCATTCAGGCAGTGTGTGCAAATCTTCTTGCCCCACCCGACCACACCATCAGGGACATTCGTAAACTTCAAGATGAGTTAAAAAAGTGGTCTTCAACAGAAACGTCTAAAAAATACAAGTTGATTGTTGGTTTCGGATACGATGATGCTCAACTTAAGGAACAACGACATCCCACAAGACAAGATCTTGATGCTGTCTCCACAGAACTCCCTGTGATCGCGATCCACCAATCTGGCCATCTTTGTGCACTGAATACCAAAGCACTGCAACTGGCTGAAATCACCAAAACGTCAAAAAATCCCACTGGTGGGATCATTCGCCGGGAAAAAGATGGGGAAACACCCGATGGGGTGTTGGAAGAAACTGCATTTATGGCAGCGCTATTAAAACTGATGCCACGTATCGGGGACAAAGAGTCTGACGCAATTGCTGTTGCCGGGATGAAAATTTATGCTGCTAACGGATACACGATGGCACAGGAAGGGCGATCAATGGAGTCGATCGACAAATCCTGGATTCGGTTAGCAGAAGGTAAAAACATGCTCATCGATGTCATCAGTTACCCTGACCTGTCTTTTACAGATAGTCCTTTCGGTATAGACAGCAAATGGCATACATCCAAACTCATCAACGGGTATAGGATTGGAGGTGTCAAACTCAGCCTGGATGGTTCTCCACAAGGAAAGACAGCTTATTTGTCACAGCCATATCTGATCCCACCCCACGGAAAGCCATCGAATTATCGAGGCTATCCTGCAATGCCAGTGGAAGAAGCAAATAAAAAGATTTCGCTTTGTTATCAGAAAGGCTGGCAGTTTCTGGTCCATTGTAATGGGGATGCCGCCGCCGACATGATGTTGGGAGCAGTAAAAGATGCACAGAAAAAATTCCCAGACTGGAAAAAAAGACGCGATGTGATGATTCATTGCCAGACAGTGCGTGAAGATCAGTTGGATCTGATGAAAGAGTTGGGAATTATTCCATCCTTGTTTGGGATGCATTGCTTTTATTGGGGCGACTGGCATCGCGATTCTGTGCTGGGTGCAGAACGTGCAGAACGGATCAGCCCAGCACGATCCGCCTTGAAGAGAGGCATGATTTTCTCCCAACATCACGATGCGCCCGTCGCATTACCGAACGCGATTAGAATCTTGTCATCGGTAGTCACCCGACGCACTCGAAGTGGAGATATTCTGGGAGCAAGTCAGTGTATCTCAGTAGAAAATGCCCTGAAATCTCTTACACTGTGGGCAGCTTACCATCATTTTGAGGAAGCGAATCGAGGGTCAATCGAAGTAGGAAAGTTGGCAGATTTTGTGATCCTGGATAAAAACCCTCATAAAGTACCGATTCTTTACCTCAGTGAACTCAAGGTTCTCGAAACCATCAAAGAGGGAAAAACTATTTTCAAAGCACAATAATTTTGTATACTGCTAGCGAAAATACACATGCTAATGTACATGAATTTATAAGTGAAATGAAATATATTTGTAAAAACTCTTGTGAAAGTGGCGAAAATTATGTTCCCGTCGTCACACCTTCGGGTCCGTTTTGCCGCAGACGATGAAACATTGTCCAGAGGAATTGCTGTTTTAAAAGAGCTGGCTGTTCAATAACGCTTGACAATTCGTCTTTGTAAATACGTAAAATAGAGTACTATGAAGTTTTTGTGGAGTTTGGTAAACTGGTACAATGCTTCGTCGGAACTACAGGTTTTAGGCGAAGTGATTGTACTTAACAAAGGATTACAATAATGACCCGGTGTCGAATTCTGGGAGCATTTCTGGTGCTCCTGACGATGTTTTCCGGATATGGTCTTCAAGCGGACGAGAAAACAACCTACGCCCTGATCGTGGGGGCGGGTAAATTCACTGACCCACAGATTAAAGCCCGTGCTACCGCAGATGCTGATGCCAGTGCCATTTACGATGTATTGGTCGATCCGGCACGTGGTCGTGTTTCTGCAGATAAAGCCACCTTATTGCTTGCTGACACCAAATTGAACAACGCAGCAAAAACTGCTACGAAAGCCAATATTCTGGCAGCGTTTGAAGCAATTACAGCGAAAGCCAAAAAAGAAGACACCGTGCTGATCTATATGGTGATGCAGGGTGCAGGCTTCAGTGGCAAACCGTGCGTCTTCGCAGCAGATTCCAACTTCAAAGAGCGTGCAAAGAACGCACTGTTTCCTGCCGATATCGAAGCAAAAATCAAAGATCTCAAATCAGAGAAAGTCTGTTTTTTCATTGATTTCAACCTGAAAGGCTTTGATTCCAAAGAAGCAGTGGTTGCCCCACGTATCTTTGATTTTGTCCGCGTGGCAATGGCAATTCCTGAAGACGATGAAAGTGGCAAACCAGCTTCCGGGCGGGGGATCTATCTTGCCCAAAGTGGCTTGCAGCCGGTGCTGGTAATTGAAAAACATGGCCTGTTTACCGCTGCCACCCTGGATGCATTGAAAGGTGAAGCGGATACCGATGGTTTTGAGGCAGATGGTCAGGTAACCACAGACGAACTGACCACGTTTTACAACAAAAAACTGCTCGATTACATTCGCAAAGTGGCAAACACCGCGGAAGAACGCAATCAGCGTGTTAGTTATTCCGGCAAACCATTGCACCTGACTTTAACCCGCAATCCCGAACCAGCCAAAGTTGCCGAAGAACGCCTTGCCAAGTTTGCAAAAATGAAAGGCGAATTCAGCAAGGAAGTGGCAATTGATGGACAATCGGTGCTGGATCGGATGCCGCGACTGCTGGCTTTACAGGATTTGCGAAAAGTCTATCAGCAGTTCATTGATGGCAAAATTACCAAAGAAGAGTTGCTGGCTGGCCGCACCCGGATCATTGAAGGGATGAAGATCAGCGATGAGGATGCCCAACTATTCGCAAGAAAAGTCAGCGAAGGGTTGCGATTCGTTAAAGCGAATTACATTAAGCCGCTGGAAATGCCAGCGATGGTGAAAGACGGCATCGAAGGGATGTTCGAGCGGATGGAAGTGCCGATCAGCGAGCAACTTCGTGCCCGCCTGGATAAATCGGCAGACCTGGAATACGACGACCTGGTTGATCTTTTGGCCGATGCTCGCAAAGCATTGGGCAAGCGGGAAGACCTTGCTGACAATCTGGATGTGGAAATTGCCTTCAACCTGGGTATGCGAAAATACGTGGATGATTACACCGTGTATTTCAACCAGGAAAAATCGCAGGATATGGATCGCGAAATGGGCCGATTCACTGGAATTGGCGTGCAGATTCGTCGCGATATTGCCCGCGATGGCCTGCTGGTTGTCACACCGATCCGTGGCAGTCCCGCTTACCGTGCTGGGATCAAAACTGGCGACCTGGTGACCGAAGTGATCTGGGAAGAAGATCCCAAAGGCAAAAAGCTTGATGAGCCCAAAGTGCACAGCACCAAAGGGCTGGATGTTACCGATGCTGTGAAACTGATCCTGGGCGAACCAGGCACCCGCGTCAAGCTGAAGATTGACCGCGAAGGCAGCAAGGAACCGGTAATTATTGAAATTGTGCGTGGACTGGTGGAATCAGAATCAGTCTATGGCTACAAGCGGAATAAGGACGATTCGTGGAATTACTTCATTGATGAAGAGAAGAAAATTGGCTACGTGCACCTTACCCAGTTCTCGGCCACCAGTGGTGTGGAAATGCGTAAAGCATTAACCGCCATGCAGGAACAAGGCGTGAAAGGGGTGGTACTGGATCTGCGATTTAATCCAGGTGGTTACCTCAGCACTGCTGTCGATATCTGTGATATGTTCATCGATGATGGGGTGATTGTTTCTGTTCGCCCACGCAACTCGCTGGTGGGCCAACGTGTGATCCGTGGCCAATCACGTGGCAGCTTCCTCGACTTCCCGATGGTCTGTCTGATTAACGGTGGATCTGCCAGTGGTAGCGAAATTCTTTCTGCCTGCCTGCAAGACCACAACCGTGCAATAATTGTTGGAGAACGAAGCTTTGGCAAAGGCAGCGTGCAGAACGTGGAACGATTTGCTTTAACCGATGGCCGGATCAAGATTACGACGGCAACTTTCTGGCCGCCAAGTGCTCGGAACCTGAACAAAGCCAGCACACCAGGCAAGCCAGAAGATGTATGGGGCGTGATGCCAGACAAAGGTTACGAACTGAAACTGGAACGTGCAGAAAGTGATAAACTGTACGAACGTTTAAACGATTGGGGTATTATTCCTCGTCGTGATCTGCCAGCGAAAGAACCCACCGAGAAGTTTGAAGATAAGCAATTGGACCTGGGCTTGAAGTACCTGCGTGATCAGATTAATTTGACTCGCAAGTAAGCCGACAATTTCCATCCCCCACGGTGCCTGGTGAACAAATACGATGTTTTTCTCTCTTGCCCAATGGCAAGTGTTCGCAGCCAGGCCCAGTATCAGGATGTGCGGTCTCAGGCACTTGCCATCAAGCAATGCCTGCAGGAAGAATGTGGCTTAACAGTGTACTTTGCTGGAGACAATGTTGACAGCAAAGACAGCTTCGACGAGCCCGATTTTTCATTCATTCAGGATCGTGAAGCACTCAACAATTCCCGTTACTTTCTACTTTTTTATCCATCCCGAATAGTTTCGAGTGTGCTGGTTGAAGCGGGGATGGCCATTGCCCAGGAAAAGAAAGCAGTGTATTTTGTTTTTGATCGGAAACACCTGCCATTTATGTTGCAACACGTGGATCGCGTGTGCCCCATCAAAATTTATGAAATCAAATCGATTGATCGGGTGCTGAAATTATTTCGCGACCACGGTGCCAACCTTTTCGAACCATGGCAGGACAAACCGCCTGTGGTGAAGCCGGAGCCACTGACAACATCCCACACGCAGACATTGTCCACACCCGTGGCACTGGCACCCAATGCGGTGGTTGGGCCTTATACGTTGGTGAAACTGCTTGGATCGGGCACTTATGGAACGGTTTGGTTGGCGGAAAAACGCACCGCATTTCTCACTACGCAATTTGCGTTAAAGTTTCCTAATTCACCTGAATTAAACCTGGACGCAATCCGCCACGAAGCGTTGGTGTGGTCGATGGTTTCCGGCCACCCCAATATCGTGCCAGTGATTGAAGCAGACCGATTTGGTGGTCATGTGGTGATTGTCAGTGAATACGCCGCGAATGGCTCTCTGGCAGAATGGCTGGCAACGCACCAGCAATCAAAAAGTACTGCACAACAGTTGCACACATGGGGGAAAGGGATCATTGCCGGCCTGGCCCACCTGCACGAATGTGGGTTGGTGCATCGGGATCTGAAGCCAAACAACATTCTGATCCAGGGTAACATCCCCAAGATCGCCGATTTTGGTCTGGCACGGGTGCTTGCCAGCATTGATCAATCATACAGCGTTGCAGGCACCCCCGCTTATATGGCACCAGAAGCCTGGGCGGGCCAACGTTCCGAACAGACAGATATCTGGGCAGTGGGGGTGATCTTGTTTGAAATGTTTGCTGGCGAACGGCCATTTCAGGAAAAGAGTGTGCCAAAACTGCGCCAATTGATTTGCAGCGACTATTTCCCAGCATTTCCGGACTCGATGCCAGCTGTTGTTCAACAGGTCATCCATAAATGTTTCGAACGCGATTGCCAGCACCGATATCAGAAAATGACCGAGGTACAGTCAGATTTTGCCGAGCTTTCATGAATTAATCTCATCAATTAACAATCTCTCCGTAAGTTCTTGATTTCAAACCACTTTCACAAACAGGTGCAATTTTTTTTCAAAAAAGGAAAAAACCGCCAACAAACCACTGGACAAATTGTTAAAGTATAAGTGAAAATAATTCCACTTCTGGTGGGTGTTTATATTTGCGGAGAGTTTATGATGCCATCCTGAAATGAAATAGAATCACAGAATATGTGGTGAGAATTATGGAAATATGGACAAGAAAGCAGACTCACAACTGGTTGCACTGCACCAAACGGCAATCTTCTGGACGGTCGTGGGTGCCCTGCTTGCAGGTATTCTCGTGCCACTTTTTGGCTATTATGCTGGCCTCGCTGGAAGAATCCTGATCGGTGCCTTGTCCTATTCTGTAGCAGGCATGTTCAGTATTTTTGCACTATCAGGTGGCAACAACTCCCTGTCGGGTGGAGCCTTTGTAATTCTGGTTGCCCTGCTGACCATTGGTGGCTTTATCGCTGGGATTGTGATGATCGCCGATGGCACCCCACTGGTCTGGTGGAACTGGCTTGCAGCAGAAGCAGCAACTCTGATGCTGGCGTCATTCGCCTGCTATTGGCTGTCAAAAAATTGGCTGGGTATGAAATAA is from Zavarzinella sp. and encodes:
- a CDS encoding S41 family peptidase, with the protein product MTRCRILGAFLVLLTMFSGYGLQADEKTTYALIVGAGKFTDPQIKARATADADASAIYDVLVDPARGRVSADKATLLLADTKLNNAAKTATKANILAAFEAITAKAKKEDTVLIYMVMQGAGFSGKPCVFAADSNFKERAKNALFPADIEAKIKDLKSEKVCFFIDFNLKGFDSKEAVVAPRIFDFVRVAMAIPEDDESGKPASGRGIYLAQSGLQPVLVIEKHGLFTAATLDALKGEADTDGFEADGQVTTDELTTFYNKKLLDYIRKVANTAEERNQRVSYSGKPLHLTLTRNPEPAKVAEERLAKFAKMKGEFSKEVAIDGQSVLDRMPRLLALQDLRKVYQQFIDGKITKEELLAGRTRIIEGMKISDEDAQLFARKVSEGLRFVKANYIKPLEMPAMVKDGIEGMFERMEVPISEQLRARLDKSADLEYDDLVDLLADARKALGKREDLADNLDVEIAFNLGMRKYVDDYTVYFNQEKSQDMDREMGRFTGIGVQIRRDIARDGLLVVTPIRGSPAYRAGIKTGDLVTEVIWEEDPKGKKLDEPKVHSTKGLDVTDAVKLILGEPGTRVKLKIDREGSKEPVIIEIVRGLVESESVYGYKRNKDDSWNYFIDEEKKIGYVHLTQFSATSGVEMRKALTAMQEQGVKGVVLDLRFNPGGYLSTAVDICDMFIDDGVIVSVRPRNSLVGQRVIRGQSRGSFLDFPMVCLINGGSASGSEILSACLQDHNRAIIVGERSFGKGSVQNVERFALTDGRIKITTATFWPPSARNLNKASTPGKPEDVWGVMPDKGYELKLERAESDKLYERLNDWGIIPRRDLPAKEPTEKFEDKQLDLGLKYLRDQINLTRK
- a CDS encoding serine/threonine-protein kinase — translated: MNKYDVFLSCPMASVRSQAQYQDVRSQALAIKQCLQEECGLTVYFAGDNVDSKDSFDEPDFSFIQDREALNNSRYFLLFYPSRIVSSVLVEAGMAIAQEKKAVYFVFDRKHLPFMLQHVDRVCPIKIYEIKSIDRVLKLFRDHGANLFEPWQDKPPVVKPEPLTTSHTQTLSTPVALAPNAVVGPYTLVKLLGSGTYGTVWLAEKRTAFLTTQFALKFPNSPELNLDAIRHEALVWSMVSGHPNIVPVIEADRFGGHVVIVSEYAANGSLAEWLATHQQSKSTAQQLHTWGKGIIAGLAHLHECGLVHRDLKPNNILIQGNIPKIADFGLARVLASIDQSYSVAGTPAYMAPEAWAGQRSEQTDIWAVGVILFEMFAGERPFQEKSVPKLRQLICSDYFPAFPDSMPAVVQQVIHKCFERDCQHRYQKMTEVQSDFAELS